The Croceibacterium sp. TMG7-5b_MA50 genome segment GGCTCTCCGGCCGGGCGGGCAGGTGGCGGCGGCGTGGCGGCGCCGTCATCGTCCATGTGGCCGGCGGCCATCGGGCGCTGCCGGCTGAGATAGCGGCGCACCAGCAGGTAGAGGACCGGGATGACGAAGATGCCGATCGCAGTCGCGGCGATCATGCCGCCCATGACGCCGGTGCCGACGGCGATGCGGCTGGCCGCACCGGCGCCCGAGGCGATCACCAGCGGCACCATGCCCAGGATAAAGGCGAGCGAGGTCATGATGATCGGCCTGAGGCGCAGCTTCGCCGCCTCCTTCACCGCCTCCAGCGCGTTCTTGCCCGTGGCCTCCTCCTCGATGGCGAATTCCACGATCAGGATCGCGTTCTTCGCCGCCAGACCAATGATGGTGATGAGGCCGACATTGAAATAGACGTCTGCCGTCAGCCCGCGCAGCATGGAGAACACGACGGAGCCGAGCACGCCCGCCGGCACGATCAGCAGCACCGCCAGCGGCACGGCCCAGCTTTCGTACAGCGCCGCCAGCAGCAGGAACACGACCACGACCGACAGGCCCAGCAAAAGGCCGATCTGCCCGCCGGCCTGCTTCTCCTCGAACGAGAGACCGGTCCATTCATAGCCGATGCCGGGTGGCAGCTCCTGCGCCAGCCGCTCCATCTCGGCCAGCGCCGCGCCCGAGGAATAGCCGGCCGCCGCCTCCCCCGACAGGGTCAGCGCGGGATAGCCGTTGTAGCGGGCCAGCGTGGGGGCGCCGGCGGTCCATTCGGCGGTGGCGAAGGCACTGAACGGCACCAGTTCGCCCTGCTGGTTCGGAACGCGCAGGTTCAGGATATCCTCCGGCGTCATGCGGAACGGCGCGTCGGCCTGCACGATCACGCGCAACACGCGGCCCTGCCGGGTGAAGTCGTTGGCATAGGCCGAACCAAAGCTGATGGAGAGCGTGGCGTTCACGTCGCTGATGGCCAAGCCCAGCGCGCGGGCCTGCACCCGGTCGATGTTGACGCGCAACTGCGGCGTGGGCGCCTGTTCGTCCGGGCGCAGATTGGTGATGATGCCGCTCTCAGCCGCTGCGCCCAGCATCTGGTCGCGCGCGGCGGTCAGCACCTCGCGCCCGACGCCCTGCCGGTCCTGCAGCTTCAGCTGGAAACCGCTGGCATTGCCCAGGGCCGCGATCGGCGGGCGCTGGATGGCGAAGGCGATCGCCTGATCGAGCTGCATGAAGCGGCCCATCGCCCGCTGCGCCAGCGCGGCGGCGCTGTTCTCCGGCTCGGTCCGCTCGCTCCACGGGATCAGCGGCACGAACATCAGCGCGTTGTTCTGGCCGCGGCCATAGAAGCTGAAGCCGCGCACGGCGACGACGTTGGCGACTTCCGGCTGGTCCTGCAGGAAGCCTTCGACCTGCTCGATCGCGGCGGAGGTGCGCGCCTCCGTACTGCCGGGCGGGGTCTGGATCACGGCCACCAGTTCCCCCTGATCCTCCGTGGGGAGGAAGGACGTCGGCAGGCGCATGAACAGCAGCGCGGTCACCACGCAGATCGCGGCGAAAGCGGCCAGAGCGACCAACGGGCGGGACAGAATGCGGTCGTTGCCGCGGCTGTACTTGTCCGTCATCCGGGCGAACCAGACGTTGAACCGGCCGAGGATCCGGCTGCCGCCATTACGGGCCCGGTCCAGCCAGCCGCGCCAGCCGGGCCGCACCGGCCGCGCGGTCGCGCCGGCATGCGCATCCCCCTCGCCAGCCGGGGCGTGGCTTTCGCCCGGCGGCTTCAGGAAGGTGGCGCACAAAGCGGGCGTCAGCGTCAGCGCCATGAGGGCGGAGAAGAAGATGGAGATCGCCAGCGTTACGGAGAACTGGCGGTAGATGCCGCCGGTGGAACCGGGGAAGAACGCCATCGGCACGAACACCGCGATCAGCACCAGCGTGATACCGACGATGGCGCCGGTGATCTGGTCCATCGCCTTGCGGGTCGCGGCGACGGGGTTCAGCCCTTCCTCGTGCATGATCCGCTCGACATTCTCGATCACCACGATCGCGTCATCGACCAGGATGCCGATCGCCAGCACCATGCCGAACAGCGTCAGCACGTTGATCGAAAAGCCCGCCAGCCAGAGGCCGAGGCACGCGCCGGCCAGCGCGATCGGCACGACCAGCGTCGGGATCACGGTCGCGCGCCAGTTCTGCAGGAACAGGAACATGACCAGGAACACCAGCGCCATGGCCTCCACCAGGGTCTTGATCACCTCCTCGATCGACAGGGTGACGAAGGGTGTGGTGTCGTAGGGGATGGTCCACTGGACGTCGCCGGGCAGGCTGGCGCCAATCTCCTCCATCCGCTGGCGCACGCCCGCCGCCGCGTCCAGCGCATTGGCGCCGGTCGCCAGCTGGATGCCGATGCCCGCCATCGGGCGGCCGTTCAGCGTGGCGGAGAAGCCGTAATCGGATGCGCCCAGCTCCACCCGCGCCACATCGCGCAGGCGCACGGTGGCCCCGCCGGTCTCCGCCCGCAGGATGATCTCCTCGAACTGGCGGATGGCGGAAAAGCGGTTCTGGGTAATGATCGTGGCGTTGATCATCTGCCCGTCGACATAGGGCTTGGCGCCCAGCGAACCGCCCGCCGTCTGCGTGTTCTGTTCCTGGATCGCTGCCACGACCGCCGATGGTGACAGGTTGTAGGAAGCGAGCTGTTGCGGATCGAGCCAGATGCGCATCGCATATTCCGACCCGAACAGCAGCACGTCGCCAATCCCGCTGACCCGGCGCAGCTCGTCCACCACCTGCAAGGTGGCGACATTGCCAAGATCGGTGCTGTCCATTCCGCCGCTGCGGCTGGTC includes the following:
- a CDS encoding efflux RND transporter permease subunit, whose protein sequence is MSRFFIDRPIFAWVIALGILLAGIIAMRALPIEQYPDIAPPSLQITATYPGADAATLEQNVTQIIEQQLNGVDGLLYMASSSESTGAGTITVTFEAGTDIDIAQTEVQNRLSTVEARLPEDVRRNGITVRQSNSGFLMVVALTSRSGGMDSTDLGNVATLQVVDELRRVSGIGDVLLFGSEYAMRIWLDPQQLASYNLSPSAVVAAIQEQNTQTAGGSLGAKPYVDGQMINATIITQNRFSAIRQFEEIILRAETGGATVRLRDVARVELGASDYGFSATLNGRPMAGIGIQLATGANALDAAAGVRQRMEEIGASLPGDVQWTIPYDTTPFVTLSIEEVIKTLVEAMALVFLVMFLFLQNWRATVIPTLVVPIALAGACLGLWLAGFSINVLTLFGMVLAIGILVDDAIVVIENVERIMHEEGLNPVAATRKAMDQITGAIVGITLVLIAVFVPMAFFPGSTGGIYRQFSVTLAISIFFSALMALTLTPALCATFLKPPGESHAPAGEGDAHAGATARPVRPGWRGWLDRARNGGSRILGRFNVWFARMTDKYSRGNDRILSRPLVALAAFAAICVVTALLFMRLPTSFLPTEDQGELVAVIQTPPGSTEARTSAAIEQVEGFLQDQPEVANVVAVRGFSFYGRGQNNALMFVPLIPWSERTEPENSAAALAQRAMGRFMQLDQAIAFAIQRPPIAALGNASGFQLKLQDRQGVGREVLTAARDQMLGAAAESGIITNLRPDEQAPTPQLRVNIDRVQARALGLAISDVNATLSISFGSAYANDFTRQGRVLRVIVQADAPFRMTPEDILNLRVPNQQGELVPFSAFATAEWTAGAPTLARYNGYPALTLSGEAAAGYSSGAALAEMERLAQELPPGIGYEWTGLSFEEKQAGGQIGLLLGLSVVVVFLLLAALYESWAVPLAVLLIVPAGVLGSVVFSMLRGLTADVYFNVGLITIIGLAAKNAILIVEFAIEEEATGKNALEAVKEAAKLRLRPIIMTSLAFILGMVPLVIASGAGAASRIAVGTGVMGGMIAATAIGIFVIPVLYLLVRRYLSRQRPMAAGHMDDDGAATPPPPARPAGEPA